From one Leishmania major strain Friedlin complete genome, chromosome 33 genomic stretch:
- a CDS encoding putative protein kinase, protein MHPEDGVGTSGAAPISVSEALHSFGGCLTAYERKEIVQYETIHYVGQRCVDKMGSPTNGRNDGYDTEEGEYIFRVKDHIAYRYEILKELGSGAFGQVFKAIDHLDSSIVAVKMIRNQRKILQQAEQEIRMLQHVNDRDPKGLYGIVRMTDNFKFRGHTCISYELLGSNLYEHLKANNFFPMTLSLIRSIAARMLVTLTFLARENIVHCDLKPENILLRDNDPSVVKVIDLGSASFDVKNMYTYIQSRFYRAPEVIMEQKYDKAIDWWSFGCILCELANGDPVFPGEDEKDQLGCIMEYLGPPPQSFVEISSARRRREFFDERYKPRPRTTCKGKQREPGSRSLAKFVSVSEDDDFLSFVRLFLQWEPSKRVPPREAMKHRWICGEFVFPTQSEEKPELSSLRKSNGSAIGSLKACMSQEPATPLKTEASTSATVGQPFTARGAPADLLSPSAAHQRVQRPEPLPQLPTACTGRANCDALSGDGAILVDTVPCCRDASASAATHGAARLTDAKVQRPPAQRRQSGRLQRGRQRRSTDMADVEMPGEAITSPNHSAYLHAPLDAEESSAERCTREFIIAANGASSPSSSACGTATRASNTRLHEARLANRVLSSEVLSPAILRSSTNPIIVTSRGRNAHSAENKASTNASHSKITNGGAVGNARGGDSAGGVHTRVLELHQKYADSKTKAGTTDPFDRSGSNIAFDSRSRWFNTAGKPQLSGRRQGSASASDRLDSRGCTSPGVSTESPRGQSRGERREYSINLDAATFPTTEVYQPAAVKDSLHAGEYMLPSELQPFSEGARSSSPHDVEVAPKCRLLAAMVSEPRDKSEKSQLSLQPRGSSPPSSPGPSAAATPSLRPQYQLRQRSTQCSMLAMRDGGAAYAAARSQRAVAGAAAPMSWERPAVRPSDIPLVPPRQTLAQRSLLPQRNGAGTRGGDVAKLSTTPTPQLPSLKRYSAH, encoded by the coding sequence ATGCACCCCGAAGATGGTGTGGGCACATCGGGTGCTGCTCCGATCTCTGTGTCGGAGGCATTGCATAGCTTTGGTGGGTGCCTCACAGCGTACGAAAGGAAGGAGATAGTGCAGTACGAGACTATTCACTACGTCGGCCAAAGGTGCGTCGACAAGATGGGGTCACCGACCAACGGTCGCAATGACGGGTACGACACCGAGGAAGGCGAATACATCTTCCGCGTCAAGGACCACATTGCTTACCGCTACGAGATCCTCAAGGAGCTGGGAAGTGGCGCATTCGGTCAAGTCTTCAAGGCAATCGACCATTTGGATAGTTCAATTGTAGCGGTGAAGATGATTCGAAACCAGCGCAAGATACTGCAACAGGCCGAGCAGGAGATTCGCATGCTACAGCATGTAAACGACCGCGATCCAAAAGGACTCTACGGCATCGTGCGCATGACAGACAACTTCAAGTTTCGCGGACATACATGCATCAGCTACGAACTCCTGGGTTCCAACCTATATGAACACCTTAAAGCGAACAACTTTTTCCCGATGACACTGTCGTTGATCCGCAGCATTGCTGCGCGCATGCTGGTGACGCTGACGTTTCTAGCGCGCGAGAACATAGTTCACTGCGACCTGAAGCCCGAGAACATTCTGCTGCGTGACAACGACCCGTCTGTCGTGAAAGTGATCGATCTAGGGTCTGCGAGCTTCGACGTGAAAAACATGTACACATACATCCAGTCGCGCTTCTATCGCGCGCCGGAGGTAATCATGGAGCAGAAGTACGATAAGGCAATCGACTGGTGGAGCTTCGGATGCATACTGTGCGAACTGGCCAACGGCGACCCCGTTTTTCCCGGCGAGGATGAGAAAGATCAGCTAGGGTGCATCATGGAGTACTTAgggccaccgccacagaGCTTTGTAGAGATCTCCTCTgcacggcggaggcgcgaGTTCTTCGACGAGCGTTACAAGCCGCGACCCCGCACAACGTGCAAGGGTAAGCAACGTGAGCCAGGGTCTCGATCGCTGGCGAAGTTCGTGTCTGTTTCAGAGGACGACGATTTTTTGAGTTTTGTGCGTCTCTTTCTGCAGTGGGAGCCGTCGAAGCGGGTCCCACCGCGCGAAGCGATGAAGCATCGCTGGATCTGCGGCGAGTTTGTCTTTCCCACCCAGTCGGAGGAGAAACCGGAGCTTTCATCCTTGCGAAAGAGCAACGGCTCTGCCATCGGGTCGCTCAAGGCGTGTATGTCTCAAGAGCCTGCCACACCACTCAAAACGGAGGCATCCACATCCGCCACTGTGGGGCAACCTTTCACGGCGCGCGGGGCGCCGGCGGATTTGCTATCGCCGAGTGCTGCGCATCAAAGGGTGCAAAGGCCGGAGCcgttgccgcagctgccCACTGCCTGCACAGGCAGAGCGAACTGCGACGCCCTCTCAGGTGACGGTGCCATTCTCGTGGACACAGTGCCGTGTTGTCGTGACGCATCCGCTAGCGCTGCGACGCACGGCGCGGCTCGATTGACAGacgcgaaggtgcagcggccgccagcacagcgacggcagagcggacgcctgcagcgcggcaggcAGCGACGTTCCACAGACATGGCAGACGTCGAAATGCCGGGTGAGGCCATTACTTCACCGAACCACTCGGCATATCTTCACGCACCATTGGATGCTGAAGAGTCCTCTGCAGAAAGGTGCACGCGTGAATTTATAATCGCTGCGAATGGTgcatcttctccctcctcctccgcatgCGGAACCGCCACGAGAGCGAGCAACACAAGGCTTCACGAAGCGCGCCTCGCCAACAGAGTGCTCTCGTCAGAGGTGCTGTCGCCTGCCATCTTGCGCTCTAGCACCAACCCCATCATCGTCACTTCCCGCGGCAGGAATGCCCACTCAGCTGAGAACAAGGCGTCAACAAATGCGTCTCACAGCAAGATCAccaacggcggcgctgtcggcaacgcgcgcggcggcgacagtgcaGGAGGCGTGCACACGAGGGTGTTAGAGCTGCACCAGAAGTACGCGGATTCCAAGACGAAGGCAGGGACTACCGATCCGTTTGACAGGAGTGGCAGCAACATTGCCTTTGATAGTCGTTCGCGATGGTTCAACACGGCGGGGAAGCCTCAATTAAGCGGGCGTCGGCAAGGAAGTGCAAGTGCATCAGACAGGCTGGATAGCCGCGGCTGCACATCGCCTGGAGTGTCGACTGAATCTCCGAGAGGGCAGTCGAGAGGGGAACGCAGAGAGTATTCGATTAACCTCGACGCAGCGACTTTTCCAACCACCGAGGTGTACCAGCCAGCTGCGGTGAAAGACAGTCTGCACGCGGGAGAGTACATGCTACCGTCAGAGCTGCAGCCATTTAGTGAAGGCGCTAGATCTAGCAGTCCCCACGATGTCGAGGTAGCGCCGAAATGCCGGCTGCTGGCAGCAATGGTGTCGGAGCCGCGCGACAAGAGTGAGAAGAGTCAGCTCTCGCTGCAGCCACGGGGcagctctcctccctcttcgcctGGCccatccgctgctgccacaccTTCCCTAAGGCCGCAGTATCAGCttcggcagcgcagcactcAATGCAGCATGCTCGCCATGCGCGACGGCGGGGCGGCGTATGCCGCCGCAAGAAGCCAGCGTGCAGTGgcaggtgccgcagcgccgatgTCGTGGGAAAGGCCAGCTGTTCGACCCAGCGACATACCTCTGGTACCACCTCGGCAAACGTTGGCCCAGCGATCTCTACTGCCGCAGCGGAACGGTGCTGGAACCCGGGGCGGAGATGTAGCGAAACTTTCCACCACCCCTACGCCGCAGCTACCATCGCTCAAGAGATACTCGGCTCACTGA
- a CDS encoding putative small GTP-binding protein Rab18 gives MGSTTGADKTIKVLLIGDSGVGKSSLLLSFTTGAFDENISSTIGIDFKVKKVDVVDAHTGGKTTVNLQLWDTAGQERFRTLTSSYYRGAHAVVLVYDVNNPQSFHGLKKWLDEANSYCRRDEAESSSMAFLLIGNKTDLCPDENSMPLPCSIAQGFAQQNNMLFALTSAKTRIGVAQAFDEVARSVHDKLQDLEQYERRRIANLNDGSNNGSGQGCC, from the coding sequence ATGGGATCTACCACCGGTGCGGACAAGACCATCAAGGTCCTCCTCatcggcgacagcggtgtgGGTAAGTCCTCcctgctgctctccttcaCCACTGGGGCCTTTGATGAGAATATTTCGTCGACCATCGGCATCGATTTCAAGGTGAAGAAGGTGGACGTTGTAGATGCCCACACGGGCGGCAAAACTACCGTAAACCTACAGCTATGGGATACGGCAGGACAGGAGCGCTTCCGTACCTTGACCAGCTCCTACTATCGCGGTGCACATGCTGTTGTGCTCGTCTACGATGTTAACAATCCGCAGTCTTTCCACGGGCTCAAGAAGTGGCTTGATGAAGCGAATAGCTACTGCCGCCGTGACGAGGCGGAGAGTAGCAGTATGGCGTTCCTGCTGATCGGCAACAAGACGGACCTGTGCCCTGATGAGAACtcgatgccgctgccctGCTCGATAGCGCAGGGGTTTGCCCAGCAGAACAACATGCTGTTCGCCCTCACCTCTGCCAAGACAAGGATTGGGGTGGCGCAGGCATTTGACGAGGTGGCGCGTAGTGTGCATGATAAGTTGCAGGACTTGGAGCAGTACGAGCGACGTCGGATCGCAAACTTGAACGATggcagcaacaacggcagTGGACAAGGCTGTTGCTAG
- the ABCD3 gene encoding putative ATP-binding cassette protein subfamily D,member 3 has product MAVVSKLTSSRFLGFYAVQLLCLAAAVRMLRAVVHRRRALSGSTKHRSRRFSPSRVGGSSEDDTIKMDRIFWRRFLSLLRLCIPHFVSLESGGVLLLLALFYLRTHLTLLFARVVGRNGRYLVERNTKAFISSVADIGLLAIPGTILQIGVQYVKIMTQQRLRDNLQATLHKEYLKGNTIYMIAKQSAFIDNTDHRLTQETDQFCKGIAGVFGALFKPILDVVTLLMELSRHGGLAPPAFLISYYLLVATCMSVLLPNFGQLVATSQQKEGNLRTKHHQLISHAEEIAFYNGEEIERAHVGRLLGSLIRHEYKIKRTKWLTGCSDSLFIKYGASLVGYLVCSLVVLDQFHLMTKGDLTQLYLQNVQLYVPFSAAIGRMLLMHKQIGALCGSVHRIGELRETLERINASSVRGEAANVFYSDDLVQWRDVDIVSPAGMSLLHDFNLTVTPGKHTLIMGSNGSGKTALMRVLSGLWPVAKGSVTLPTAPESLMCLPQRTYLPPGSLRALLTYPHVTEDARDGKPEQAFVSDEVIMSAAMSFGLNPMMDREGGLDASENWEEVLSGGERQRVALVRVLLHRPQFAFLDECTSAISQDEEPFFYRLLQKAGVTLITVSHHETLRKLHRVVVSLDGEGGCQVSEQ; this is encoded by the coding sequence ATGGCTGTTGTGTCGAAGCTGACGTCGAGTCGCTTTCTCGGCTTCTAcgccgtgcagctgctctgcctcGCTGCGGCGGTTCGTATGCTCCGTGCCGTggtgcaccggcggcgcgctTTGAGCGGCAGTACGAAGCACCGTTCTCGCCGCTTCTCTCCGTCGCGCgtcggtggcagcagcgaggatgACACAATCAAGATGGATCGCATCTTCTGGCGgcgcttcctctctcttctccgaCTGTGCATCCCTCATTTCGTATCCCTCGAATCCGGGGGtgtgctgctcttgctgGCCCTCTTTTACCTGCGCACCCACCTGACACTGCTGTTTGCAAGGGTTGTAGGGCGCAATGGCCGGTACCTCGTCGAGCGCAACACAAAAGCGTTTATTTCTAGCGTGGCGGACATCGGCTTGCTCGCCATCCCGGGAACGATTCTGCAAATCGGGGTGCAGTACGTAAAGATaatgacgcagcagcggctgcgagaCAACTTGCAGGCGACTCTTCACAAAGAGTATCTCAAAGGGAACACGATCTACATGATCGCTAAGCAGAGCGCCTTCATAGATAACACCGATCACCGTCTCACGCAGGAGACAGATCAGTTCTGCAAGGGCATTGCTGGAGTATTCGGCGCCCTATTCAAACCGATCCTGGACGTGGTGACGCTTTTGATGGAACTCTCGAGGCACGGAGGCCTTGCGCCCCCTGCTTTCTTAATTTCCTACTACCTGCTCGTTGCGACGTGCatgtcggtgctgctgcccaaCTTTGGTCAGCTGGTGGCGACGAGCCAACAGAAGGAAGGCAACCTGCGCACGAAGCACCACCAGCTCATCTCGCACGCGGAGGAGATCGCTTTCTACAACGGCGAGGAGAtcgagcgcgcgcacgtgggACGCCTGCTGGGCTCCCTCATCCGCCACGAGTACAAGATCAAGCGCACCAAGTGGCTGACTGGGTGCAGTGACAGCCTGTTCATCAAGTACGGCGCCAGCTTGGTTGGGTACCTTGTATGCAGTCTTGTCGTTCTCGACCAGTTCCATTTGATGACCAAGGGTGATCTGACTCAGCTGTACCTCCAAAATGTGCAGCTGTACGTGCCCTTTTCCGCAGCGATTGGGCGGATGCTTCTCATGCACAAACAAATAGGCGCGTTGTGTGGCAGCGTGCACCGCATTGGAGAGCTGCGCGAGACACTGGAGCGAATCAACGCGTCGAGTGTGCGTGGTGAAGCGGCCAACGTCTTCTACTCGGATGATTTGGTGCAATGGAGGGACGTAGACATCGTCAGCCCGGCTGGCATGAGTCTTCTGCATGATTTTAACCTCACTGTCACCCCTGGGAAGCACACGCTGATCATGGGCAGCAACGGCTCCGGCAAGACGGCACTGATGCGCGTGCTTAGCGGGTTATGGCCGGTTGCCAAGGGCAGCGTGACCCTCCCAACGGCCCCCGAGTCGCTCATGTGCCTGCCGCAGCGTACTTACCTCCCACCTGGCtcgctgcgtgcgctgcttACATACCCGCACGTTACAGAGGACGCCCGCGACGGCAAGCCTGAGCAGGCCTTTGTGTCGGATGAGGTTATCATGTCCGCGGCGATGTCGTTTGGCCTCAACCCCATGATGGATCGGGAAGGTGGCTTGGATGCCTCCGAGAACTGGGAGGAAGTATTGTCGGGTGGGGAGCGTCAGCGTGTAGCCCTGGTGCGCGTCCTGTTGCACCGCCCGCAATTCGCATTCCTCGATGAGTGCACGAGCGCAATTTCCCAGGATGAAGAGCCCTTCTTCTACAGATTACTGCAGAAGGCAGGTGTGACACTGATCACGGTGTCGCATCATGAGACACTGCGCAAGCTGcaccgcgtcgtcgtctctttggacggagaaggcggctgcCAGGTCAGCGAACAGTAG
- a CDS encoding putative nucleolar GTP-binding protein — protein MTSVYNFKTITVVPTYKDFMDIVLSKTQRKTPTVVHKGYHISRIRQFYMRKVKFTQKTINEKLTYILQEFPRMDDIHPFYGDLMHVLYDRDHYKVALGQVGAVRHMVDNIGRDYVRLLKYGDSLYRCKQLKRAALGRMATACKKLNSALAYLEKVRQHMSRLPSIDPNARTLLVTGFPNVGKSSFMNKVTRADVEVQPYAFTTKSLFVGHTDYKYTTWQVIDTPGILDHSLEERNVIEMQAITALAHLRACILFFMDLSGQCGYSIEQQVSLFKSVGPLFTGKPVVVVFNKCDVCTIDDVSSAEQELIMDAIQEADAKWITTSTLTDVGVGDLKTVACDMLLAHRSEQKEGSGRYQAIQNRLYCATPQQRDELERPAFVPASVLQARATGEPPRQRRKTERDYEWENGGPGQYQKNERKTWDLENPEWVDDIIPDIMDGHNIYDNIDPDIHQRLLELEAEEEARLEDLELEASRKHEQYTLDNDTIEAVKFIKDKIKVLKMERAMKNPAIRRTHSQAMAIDKFNKRTGSQDARAKSIADGSGEVPTRKRGRSMSVAQEALIRDRSGSAHVSTKTTRSISGASASRERSMSVNRGDGYRDVNEKLRAVKLSKVKARPLARQARKGEGDHHIPNLRPMHLFTGKVKSNGARDRR, from the coding sequence ATGACGTCCGTGTACAACTTCAAGACAATCACCGTCGTCCCGACGTACAAGGACTTCATGGACATTGTCCTGTCCAAGACGCAACGCaagacgccgacggtggTGCACAAGGGATACCATATCTCCCGCATTCGCCAGTTTTACATGCGCAAGGTCAAGTTCACGCAGAAGACCATCAATGAGAAGCTCACCTACATCCTTCAGGAGTTCCCGCGCATGGATGACATTCACCCCTTCTACGGCGATCTCATGCACGTCTTGTACGACCGCGATCACTACAAGGTGGCGCTGGGCCAGGTGGGCGCGGTTCGCCACATGGTGGACAACATTGGTCGTGATTACGTGCGTCTGCTCAAGTACGGCGACTCTCTCTACCGCTGCAAGCAGCTGAAGCGCGCTGCCCTCGGCCgcatggcgacggcgtgcaAGAAGCTCAATAGCGCGCTCGCCTACTTGGAGAAGGTGCGTCAGCACATGTCTCGCCTCCCCTCCATCGACCcgaacgcgcgcacgctgctcgtgACGGGCTTCCCGAACGTGGGCAAGTCCAGCTTTATGAACAAGGTCACGCGCGCTGATGTGGAGGTGCAGCCGTATGCCTTCACCACCAAGTCGCTCTTTGTCGGTCACACGGACTACAAGTACACTACGTGGCAGGTGATCGACACCCCGGGCATCCTAGACCATTCTCTGGAGGAGCGCAACGTCATCGAGATGCAGGCGATCACCGCACTGGCCCACCTCCGTGCCTGCATCCTCTTCTTCATGGACCTGAGCGGCCAGTGCGGCTACTCCATTGAGCAGCAGGTCTCTCTCTTTAAATCCGTTGGCCCTCTGTTCACTGGGAAGCCGgttgtcgtcgtcttcaACAAGTGCGACGTGTGCACCATCGACGATGTCTCGtcggcggagcaggagctTATCATGGACGCCATTCAGGAGGCGGACGCGAAGTGGATTACGACTAGCACACTCACGgacgtcggcgtcggcgaccTCAAGACCGTCGCCTGCGACATGCTTCTCGCCCACCGCTCCGAGCAGAAAGAGGGCTCTGGCCGCTACCAGGCAATTCAGAACCGCCTCTACTGCGCCAccccacagcagcgcgaTGAGCTGGAGCGCCCCGCCTTTGTGCCGGCGTcagtgctgcaggcgcgcgccacgggcgagccgccgcggcagcgccgcaagaCAGAGCGCGACTACGAGTGGGAAAATGGCGGCCCGGGCCAGTATCAGAAGAACGAGCGCAAGACATGGGATCTGGAGAACCCGGAGTGGGTCGACGATATCATTCCGGACATCATGGATGGCCACAACATCTATGACAATATTGACCCTGACATCCACCAGCGCCTGCTGGAGCtagaggcggaggaggaggcgcggctggAAGATctggagctggaggcgtCCCGCAAGCACGAGCAGTACACGCTGGACAACGATACCATTGAGGCAGTGAAGTTCATAAAGGACAAGATAAAGGTGCTGAAGATGGAGCGAGCCATGAAGAATCCTGCCATCCGGCGTACGCACAGCCAGGCGATGGCCATCGACAAGTTCAACAAACGCACCGGCAGTCAGGACGCCAGGGCAAAGTCCATCGcggacggcagcggcgaggtgcCTACTCGCAAGCGTGGCCGTTCCATGTCTGTCGCGCAGGAGGCACTGATCCGCGACCGCTCCGGCTCTGCCCACGTTAGCACCAAGACGACTCGTAGTATCAGCGGCGCCTCTGCTAGTCGCGAACGCAGTATGAGCGTCaaccgcggcgacggctaCCGTGATGTGAacgagaagctgcgcgccgtgAAGCTGAGCAAGGTGAAGGCGCGTCCGCTGGCCCGCCAGGCACGGAAGGGCGAGGGCGACCACCACATCCCGAACCTCCGCCCTATGCATTTGTTCACGGGTAAGGTAAAGAGCAACGGCGCTCGCGACCGGCGTTAA
- a CDS encoding putative vesicular protein trafficking mediator, translating to MGKEDKMYDILFNMKFASKQMSKSAAASEKAAEREKLNVKRALEKGNPEAARIYAENAIRKRNEGLNYLRLASRLDVASSRIQTAMQMKMVTKTMSTTVKGMDKILTSMDPMRIAKVMDAFEQQVSAMDVNLGTMDTAFESSSAGTVPVAQVDSLMEQLAAENNIDLSAKLGNGPLGSSIAIPARKQDVDEDEIAERLKALQAL from the coding sequence ATGGGCAAGGAAGACAAGATGTACGACATTCTCTTCAACATGAAGTTTGCGTCGAAGCAGATGTCgaagagcgccgccgcgtccgaaaaggcggcggagcgggagAAGCTGAACGTCAAGAGAGCGTTGGAGAAGGGCAACCCCGAGGCGGCCCGTATCTACGCCGAGAACGCGATTCGCAAGCGCAACGAGGGCCTGAATTATCTCCGTCTCGCCTCCCGCCTCGACGTCGCCTCGTCGCGCATACAAACTGCCATGCAGATGAAGATGGTTACTAAGACTATGTCCACCACGGTGAAGGGCATGGACAAGATTCTCACCTCCATGGACCCCATGCGGATCGCGAAGGTAATGGACGCCTTTGAGCAACAGGTGAGCGCGATGGACGTAAATCTGGGCACAATGGATACTGCCTTTGAGAGCTCTTCAGCTGGCACGGTGCCGGTGGCTCAGGTCGACTCGTTGATGGAACAGCTGGCTGCGGAGAATAACATCGATCTTAGTGCGAAGCTTGGCAATGGACCGTTGGGTAGCAGCATTGCGATACCCGCGCGGAAGCAGGATGTAGACGAAGACGAAATTGCTGAGCGCctcaaggcgctgcaggcgctgtAA